A DNA window from Aquarana catesbeiana isolate 2022-GZ linkage group LG01, ASM4218655v1, whole genome shotgun sequence contains the following coding sequences:
- the LOC141109404 gene encoding uncharacterized protein — MGRLVLFGFMLTLASPTIRPQEPEKDQKIMNLIMDPGYMETLENNYTKYSKVKAGQEKYQPQHVEKVRIDNRRESSTNDVTDIQDKTMETMFNKTKGVAAEIISANLKSLKHFHKRSAGFSSDQYLSEPNDSTTFPYPDDSSQDTVNVTPDDTSENDDSASLNDPNNTDSSECSNAAGSSESSNPTGSKKSNILSSSEEFTYNYDSQEMTHAGSDELNRSSVLNGITIQSDSSEPNMQYSIFTTPDDVSENSNESIDTSMKADAGLSSESQSVSSSSESNDQSDSSKSSSSSDSSTSSDSSEPMTATTTNKLI; from the exons ATGGGGCGCCTTGTTCTTTTTGGTTTTATGTTAACCCTTGCATCTCCA ACCATAAGACCTCAGGAGCCTGAGAAAGACCAGAAGATAATGAATTTGATTATGGACCCTGGATACATGGAAACATTAGAAAATAATTACACAAAATATAGTAAAGTAAAAGCTGGACAAGAAAAATACCAGCCACAACACGTGGAGAAAGTAAGAATAGACAATAGAAGAGAATCGTCCACCAACGATGTTACTGATATCCAAGACAAAACTATGGAGACAATGTTTAATAAAACAAAAGGGGTTGCAGCTGAAATTATAAGTGCCAACCTAAAAAGTCTAAAGCATTTTCATAAAAGAAGTGCTGGATTCTCCAGTGATCAGTACTTGAGTGAACCAAATGACTCCACCACATTTCCTTACCCAGATGACTCCTCACAAGATACAGTGAATGTTACCCCAGATGATACAAGTGAAAATGATGACAGTGCCAGTTTAAATGACCCTAACAATACAGATTCAAGTGAATGTAGTAATGCTGCGGGATCTTCAGAATCCAGCAATCCTACTGGGTCAAAGAAATCAAATATACTGAGCAGTTCCGAGGAGTTCACCTACAATTATGATTCCCAGGAAATGACTCATGCTGGATCAGATGAGTTAAATAGATCTTCTGTTTTAAATGGTATAACCATCCAATCAGATTCAAGTGAACCTAATATGCAATATAGTATTTTTACAACACCAGATGATGTTTCCGAGAACTCTAATGAATCCATAGATACCAGCATGAAAGCTGATGCTGGGCTTTCAAGTGAGTCTCAAAGTGTCAGTAGCTCTAGTGAATCAAATGACCAAAGTGATTCCAGTAAATCCAGTAGTTCAAGTGATTCCAGCACTTCCAGTGATTCCTCAGAACCCATGACTGCCACTACTACAAACAAACTTATTTAA